The Paenibacillus sp. RC334 nucleotide sequence GCAGTGGAAGAGCTCAAAAAGGAAATGCCAAACGTCGAGATTGAACTGGATTCTGCTGTTCAGGATGGATACCAGAAGCTGAAGACTTATGCGGCGACGGGAAACATGCCGGATATCTATTTCACGGATTGGCCGACCCTGCAAACTTTGGCGAAATCGAAAAATGTCGAGGTGCTGGACAAATATGACACAACGGCCCGATTCAAGGAGAATCTTAACCCGGGTGTTGAATCGCGTTTAGTAGCTCCAGACAATCATGTGTATGCTTATCCGGATACCGGTATTGAATTCCAGCTTCTCTATTACAATAAGTCGATTTTCGAGAAGGTCGGAATCAAAACGCCAATTAAGACGATAGAGCAGATGGCCGAAGCATCGAAAAAGTTGGAAGCTGCTGGTTATGTGCCCATGTCGATCTTTGCCAAGGAGAAGTGGATTACGACCGCTTTTTATAATGGGTTGGTCACAAGAGAGCAGCCACAAGGATTCGGAGCACTTGATCAGGAAGGTGTAAAAGCCTTGCCGGAAGCGTACGTAACAGCGGCACAACAGATGAAGCAATTGCAGGAAGCCGGATTGTTCGACGCGAACGCCACGAATACCAATTATGACCAGGCATCGTCCCTGTTCTATCAGGGCAAAGCTGCCATGTTCGTGAACGGACAATGGGAAATTTACAGCTCACAGGAAAAGCTGGGCGACCAGGTTGACTGGATGTATTGGCCTGCAAAGGATGAAGAAACCTACGAGAAGTCCAAATACTTCATCGATGGCGCGGGGGCGCCGCAGGGTTATGCAGTATCGCCGAGTAGCAAGAGTAAGGAAACGGCCGTAAAGGTAGCAGCATTCCTTGCAACAAAATCAGCCGAGTACAGATATACCCAACTCGGAAGTCCCATCATTTCGCCTAAGGTCGATAAGCAAATCGCCTCCAATGTTCCAGCAATGATGCAGCGGGTCGCCAAAGAGTTGCTGCCAAACGCCCAGAAATATGCTCAGCTTCTGAGTAATACTAAAATTCAGAACGTAATCAATGACAATACCCAGAATCTGTTAGTGAACGACTTCTCGGCAGAGGATTTTGTGAACAATTTGAACAGTACATTGGAGAAAGAAAACTGAGGAGAAAGAAAACTGATAATCCAGGGACAAGCAACCCTTGGCGGCATAAGTCGCTAGGGGGCTGTTCCGAAGATAAGGGGTGGAAGCAAGACATGAATAAATATTTGGGGAACAAACCGGCGCTGGCACTGTTTCTGCTCCCTGCTTTGATCCTGTACAGTGTGATCCTGATTTATCCGGTTCTGCAGACCGTTCTTCGTAGCTTTTATGATTGGGATGGCCTTAGTACGCCGACCTTTTCGGGATTGAGTAATTACCGGGAGCTGTTCTCCGATCCTCTACTTGCCAATTCGCTTAAGAACGGATTGATCTTTGCAATTGTGCTGGCGGTCTTTCAGATCGGATTGGGAACTCTATTGGCGCTGATCTGTGCGGACCCGCGTACGCGCGGGCGGAAAATACTGAAAACGGCTTATTTTATCCCGGTGGTTCTATCTGTAACCGTGGTATGCCAGCTGTGGATCGCAATCTACGACCCGACCCACGGTCTGATCAACCGGCTGTTCGATCTCTTGAATATCCCATATCAGCAAAATTGGCTGAGCTCTCCGACAACATCGATCATTGCCATCGCCTTCGTTAACGCCTGGCAGTTTATGGGGTATCAATTCTCCCTGCTATATGCAGGGGTAAAATCAGTACCCGAGGACTACTTTGAAGCCGCGACGATTGACGGTTGCAGCAAATGGAGGGCGCACCTGCATGTCACGCTTCCTTTAATGAGGGAAACGTACAAATTCTGCTTCATTATTGCGATTACCTCCGGAATAGGTGCCTTTGTGCAAATGCTAATTATGACAAACGGAGGACCTGGTACTACAAACTATACATTGACATTCATGATTTACCGCTATGCCTTTATGGAGAGCAATTATGGCTATGCATGTGCTGTATCCGTGTTGCTTGTGCTGATCTCGCTGCTGGCAACTGTAGTTATCAATAAGGTGTTCAACCGCGGACAAACCGCCTGATAAGGCGTGTATTGAAAAGGAGAACGAAATGAGTAAAACCGCTTTGGGCAAGTTCAGACAAGCTGTCCTGCAGATACCGCTGTGGCTGTATCTGATTGTTTCCGTCTATCCGTTGTTCTGGATGGTTTCCTACTCGTTGAAGAACAATGATGAGATTTTCGTCACCAACCCATTCGGACTACCAATGCATTTTCGTTACGAAAATTATATCAATGCCTGGACGCAATTTAATGTTCCCCGTTACTTTCTGAACAGTCTTGTCGTATCGATGATCTCGACTCTGTTCATCCTTTTGCTGGCTCTGATGTTTGCCTTTGCAGTTGCTCGCATGAGGTGGAGGTTTCGTTCTGCCGTACGGACTTATATGATCATAGGAATGTTTATGCCGCTGCAGGTTATCATGATACCACTGGCCATTCTGGTTCGCGATTTTCACCTTACGAATACGTATGGAGCTCTTATTCTTCCCTATATCGCAATTGGACTTCCTTTCTCGTCAATGGTTTTCTTTGGTTTTCTTGTAGGAATCCCTAAGGAGATCGAAGAGGCGGCATGCATAGATGGAGCTAGTATTTATAGCCTGTTCCTGAAGATCATTTTGCCGCTTGCCTTGCCTGCAATTGCGACTGTAGCCATTTTTCAGTTCTTGAACAACTGGAATGAGTTCACTTTGGCCTATATTCTGATTTCTGATGAGAACATGAAGACCTTGCCGCTAGGCTTGCTTTTCTTCCAGGGCTCCTACAGCACGGATTGGGGGGGCCATGGGGGCTGTTATGACTATAGCTTCCCTGCCGATGGTACTTGTCTATCTATTCTTGAGTGAACAAGTGGAGCGGGCGATGACAGTAGGTTCCGCTGTGAAAGGATAAAAGGAATTTGTGCGCAGACTGCCTGGGCTTGAGGATCAGAAAAAGATTATGATGAAAATGTACATGTGATCGTGGGCGATCAATAAAAACTTATATCATTAGCGGAAAAGGACAAGAATTGTATTCATAGCCCATTAGAAGGATTAACTAAAAAAAGAATCATGGATGTGCTAAAGACCAAACACTTGTTGTTTGGTCTTTAGCACACCCACCAATGAGCGGACCTAAGCGGAAGCGGATCCGGCCCATACTGCGCAAGCAAAGACGCCGTTCGTATGCTGACCAAGGCGCGGAAGGTCGATTCCCCGGATAGACATACTGATTGGTCAACATTTAGCCTTCAATATGTTTTTTGGCGGCTTATTTTTGCATACTCGGATCATTGTATATCCGAAATGGATCAGGTTGAAAGCCTTAGGAATCCGCTTGTACAACCGACGAATTCGTGTGGCCTGTCAGTCGTTGTGGGAGGGAAAACCGTTCGCACTGGTGCAATGATAATAGCAGCGAACAAGACTTTGACCAGATCCCCGATAATATAAGGATAGAAACCCTGAATCATGGCTTCGGAGAACGACATTTTATAGGCAAAGGCAAGCCAGGGCACACCTGAAACATAGATCAGCATTGAACCGAACAGCTCAAATACGATAAATGCCAGGAAGTAACCGAAGAAGCTTTTCAGTTTGATTCGAGCGAGTAGCCATCCAA carries:
- a CDS encoding ABC transporter substrate-binding protein, with product MKKTYKRWSAALLVLTMSVGLAACGGDNSSSSETKAGDGTIKLKVYAQHFDADTTKPFDYAVEELKKEMPNVEIELDSAVQDGYQKLKTYAATGNMPDIYFTDWPTLQTLAKSKNVEVLDKYDTTARFKENLNPGVESRLVAPDNHVYAYPDTGIEFQLLYYNKSIFEKVGIKTPIKTIEQMAEASKKLEAAGYVPMSIFAKEKWITTAFYNGLVTREQPQGFGALDQEGVKALPEAYVTAAQQMKQLQEAGLFDANATNTNYDQASSLFYQGKAAMFVNGQWEIYSSQEKLGDQVDWMYWPAKDEETYEKSKYFIDGAGAPQGYAVSPSSKSKETAVKVAAFLATKSAEYRYTQLGSPIISPKVDKQIASNVPAMMQRVAKELLPNAQKYAQLLSNTKIQNVINDNTQNLLVNDFSAEDFVNNLNSTLEKEN
- a CDS encoding sugar ABC transporter permease; translated protein: MNKYLGNKPALALFLLPALILYSVILIYPVLQTVLRSFYDWDGLSTPTFSGLSNYRELFSDPLLANSLKNGLIFAIVLAVFQIGLGTLLALICADPRTRGRKILKTAYFIPVVLSVTVVCQLWIAIYDPTHGLINRLFDLLNIPYQQNWLSSPTTSIIAIAFVNAWQFMGYQFSLLYAGVKSVPEDYFEAATIDGCSKWRAHLHVTLPLMRETYKFCFIIAITSGIGAFVQMLIMTNGGPGTTNYTLTFMIYRYAFMESNYGYACAVSVLLVLISLLATVVINKVFNRGQTA
- a CDS encoding biotin transporter BioY, whose amino-acid sequence is MKLSLRGIVFSALMAAILVLFGYISIPIGFSPVPITLQTLAVMLAGGLLGPLYGFLSIALVVILTALGFPLLHGTGGLAVLLGPTGGYVMMWPISALLIGWLLARIKLKSFFGYFLAFIVFELFGSMLIYVSGVPWLAFAYKMSFSEAMIQGFYPYIIGDLVKVLFAAIIIAPVRTVFPPTTTDRPHEFVGCTSGFLRLST